One segment of Skermanella rosea DNA contains the following:
- a CDS encoding MmyB family transcriptional regulator, with protein sequence MLYILTDPAARHLLGAAWADEARRMVAQFRATHDLLAGDPAFLDLLERARAGCSEIAEWWPEHDVRDAGGGRKVMSHPERGLLRFEYATFQSSDDPALKLILYTPA encoded by the coding sequence GTGCTCTACATCCTGACCGACCCGGCCGCCCGGCACCTGCTGGGTGCCGCCTGGGCCGACGAGGCAAGGCGCATGGTCGCGCAGTTCCGCGCGACGCACGACCTGCTCGCGGGCGATCCCGCCTTCCTCGACCTGCTGGAGCGCGCGCGGGCAGGCTGCTCCGAGATCGCGGAGTGGTGGCCGGAGCACGACGTCCGCGACGCCGGGGGCGGGCGCAAGGTCATGAGCCATCCCGAGCGGGGGCTGCTGCGCTTCGAGTACGCGACCTTCCAGTCGAGCGACGATCCGGCGCTCAAGCTGATC